TGGGATTGGTGGCGGCCAGGTCGTAGAGGCCGCCCAGGCCGAAGGTGGAGTTGATGATGAAACGACCCAGCTCCCTGGATGCCTTGTCCGGGCGCAGCTGCAGGACGGCGTTGACGAAGCGGGCAGGAAAAAGGAAGTTCGAATAGGCGTTTTCGATCCGGTCCCTGGCGTACTTGGGAAAAACGGTCGTGTAGGCCTTGCTGAACGGCTTGCCCAGCCCCATGTAGAACACGTCGTTGAAACCGAACCAGAAGCGGTTCCAGGGTTCGATGGGGTCGGCTATCTGGACCTGGGGCGCGTCTTCGGAGTCCACGGGAGCCTTGGCGGCCTTCTTGGAAGCGCAACCGGCCGTGAGAGCGAACAGGAGAAAAAGGGAGAGGAGCGAAATGAGGGGGCGGTTTGTGGAGCGCATGGTCAAAGA
The DNA window shown above is from Desulfovibrio sp. and carries:
- a CDS encoding VacJ family lipoprotein; translated protein: MRSTNRPLISLLSLFLLFALTAGCASKKAAKAPVDSEDAPQVQIADPIEPWNRFWFGFNDVFYMGLGKPFSKAYTTVFPKYARDRIENAYSNFLFPARFVNAVLQLRPDKASRELGRFIINSTFGLGGLYDLAATNPNMGPQRLGFGQTLGIWGMGHGFYLVLPILGPSSLRDAIGLGVDAAAQPTSYIEVPFLLTAAISGAGRLNRIPETLDVYEELKRSAVEPYSAARDAYAQLRAKIVEDALRDAWVRSLNQ